Proteins encoded by one window of Cylindrospermum stagnale PCC 7417:
- a CDS encoding HAD family hydrolase — protein MSQAFLAAIFDMDGLLFDTESIARWAWKQAVESHGYNFGDDLYHKFVGRDLSWREKIFKKIYGDSFPFESVTAQRIKIGDEREIQAGLPIKAGVLDLLQQLSDLEVVIALATGTSRTRTIRRLIDAGIYQYFTTIVTSADVAAGKPAPDIFLEVSHRINIMPPQCVVFEDSCVGVEAAFKAGMRTIMVPDIEQPSPEIKSFAYRVLPSLVQASELLEVIYQQ, from the coding sequence GTGTCGCAAGCTTTCCTAGCCGCAATTTTTGATATGGATGGTCTGCTTTTTGATACCGAAAGCATTGCAAGGTGGGCTTGGAAACAGGCCGTAGAAAGTCATGGCTACAACTTTGGCGATGATTTATACCACAAATTTGTTGGTAGAGACTTATCTTGGCGGGAAAAAATCTTTAAAAAAATATATGGAGACAGCTTCCCTTTTGAGTCTGTAACAGCCCAACGCATTAAAATTGGTGATGAGCGAGAAATACAAGCAGGTCTGCCCATAAAAGCAGGTGTTTTAGATTTACTCCAGCAACTGAGTGATTTAGAAGTAGTCATAGCATTGGCAACTGGTACATCTCGCACCAGAACCATCCGCCGTTTAATCGACGCTGGTATTTACCAATATTTCACGACAATTGTCACCAGTGCAGATGTTGCAGCAGGCAAACCCGCCCCAGATATTTTTCTGGAAGTTAGTCATAGAATCAATATTATGCCCCCGCAATGTGTGGTTTTTGAAGATTCATGTGTAGGTGTGGAAGCAGCTTTTAAAGCTGGGATGCGTACTATTATGGTTCCAGATATAGAACAGCCATCTCCGGAAATAAAAAGTTTTGCTTACCGAGTTTTGCCATCTCTAGTACAAGCGAGTGAATTATTAGAGGTGATTTACCAGCAATAA
- a CDS encoding YifB family Mg chelatase-like AAA ATPase encodes MLARVWSASIVGIDAVKVGVEVDVSGGLPGIVILGLPDSAVQESKERVKATLKNAGFAFPIRKIVINLTPADLRKEGPAFDLPISVGILAASEQVSADLLGDYLFLGEVSLDGSLRPVAGVLPIAATAQKMGIAGLVVPMDNAQEAAVVEGLAVYGCNNIADVVNFLNHPGRYKPVQIDDNVDKLQGTSLNHLADLQDVKGQAHGRRALEIAAAGGHNLIFVGPPGSGKTMLARRLPGILPPLSFAESLEVTRIHSVAGLLKNRGSLVRDRPFRSPHHSASGPSLVGGGSFPRPGEISLSHFGILFMDELTEFKRDVLEFLRQPLEDGFVTISRTRQSVTFPAQFTLVASTNPCPCGYYGDTIQACTCSPRQREQYWAKLSGPLMDRIDLQVAVNRLKPEEITQQPTGEASTSVRERVQQARDRAITRFQAETNLRCNAQIQSRHLQKWCKLDDASRNLLEAAIRKLGLSARASDRILKVARTIADLAGDDDLKPQHVAEAIQYRTIDRMQ; translated from the coding sequence ATGCTGGCTAGAGTCTGGAGTGCATCAATTGTTGGCATCGATGCCGTTAAGGTAGGGGTAGAAGTCGATGTTTCTGGGGGTTTACCGGGAATTGTGATTTTAGGTTTGCCAGATTCAGCGGTTCAGGAATCAAAGGAGAGGGTAAAAGCAACGCTGAAGAATGCGGGTTTTGCTTTTCCGATTCGCAAGATTGTGATTAACTTAACTCCGGCAGATTTACGGAAGGAAGGGCCGGCTTTTGATTTGCCGATTAGTGTGGGAATTTTAGCGGCTTCTGAGCAAGTTAGCGCTGATTTGTTGGGGGATTATTTATTCTTGGGTGAAGTTTCCCTTGATGGGAGTTTACGTCCTGTTGCTGGTGTGCTTCCTATCGCTGCAACGGCTCAAAAGATGGGAATTGCTGGGTTAGTTGTGCCGATGGATAATGCTCAAGAAGCTGCGGTGGTGGAAGGATTGGCTGTTTATGGTTGCAACAATATTGCTGATGTGGTGAATTTTTTGAATCATCCGGGGCGTTACAAACCTGTGCAAATTGATGACAATGTAGATAAGTTGCAGGGAACGTCTCTAAATCATTTGGCAGATTTGCAAGATGTGAAAGGACAGGCTCATGGACGACGTGCTTTAGAAATTGCGGCGGCTGGTGGACATAATTTAATTTTTGTCGGGCCGCCTGGTAGTGGTAAAACTATGTTAGCGCGGCGTTTACCGGGGATTTTGCCGCCGTTGTCTTTTGCTGAGTCTTTGGAGGTGACGCGGATTCACTCGGTGGCTGGGTTGCTAAAGAATCGCGGCTCGTTGGTGCGCGATCGCCCTTTTCGCAGTCCCCACCACTCAGCATCTGGGCCTTCTCTCGTTGGTGGCGGTAGTTTCCCCCGTCCTGGAGAGATATCTTTATCCCACTTTGGTATTTTATTCATGGATGAGTTGACAGAATTCAAAAGAGATGTCTTAGAATTTTTGCGTCAACCGTTGGAAGATGGGTTTGTAACGATTTCCCGGACTAGACAATCGGTGACGTTTCCGGCTCAGTTTACTTTGGTGGCGAGTACCAATCCCTGTCCTTGCGGTTACTATGGCGATACTATCCAAGCGTGTACCTGTTCACCGCGTCAACGTGAGCAATATTGGGCAAAGTTATCTGGGCCGTTGATGGATAGAATCGATCTGCAAGTGGCGGTAAATCGCTTAAAACCAGAGGAAATTACTCAACAACCGACGGGAGAAGCATCAACATCAGTCAGGGAAAGAGTGCAACAAGCACGCGATCGCGCAATTACCCGCTTTCAAGCAGAAACAAATCTGCGTTGTAATGCCCAAATCCAGAGTCGTCATCTCCAGAAATGGTGCAAACTAGATGATGCCAGCCGGAATTTATTAGAAGCTGCAATTAGAAAACTAGGGTTATCGGCCAGAGCAAGCGATCGCATTCTCAAAGTAGCCCGAACCATTGCAGATTTGGCGGGAGATGATGACCTGAAACCCCAGCACGTAGCAGAAGCGATTCAGTATCGCACAATTGACAGAATGCAATAG
- a CDS encoding Uma2 family endonuclease gives MVQALTKPLTFEEFLVQYGNNPRYELADGELIDMEPTGPHETVGGKLATQLGIAITTAQLPWFIPRTCLIRPFPETATARRPDIIVLDETVLHHEPFWEHEPVIALGQSIKLVVEVVSTNWETDYARKVEEYALLGISEYWIVDYRGLGGVVFIGKPKQPTFTVCQLIGEDYSQQQYRLGEFIKSPLLPSLQLRLDDVLPR, from the coding sequence ATGGTTCAAGCATTAACAAAACCATTAACCTTTGAAGAATTCCTCGTCCAATATGGTAACAACCCCCGCTATGAACTTGCAGACGGAGAATTGATTGACATGGAACCAACTGGCCCCCATGAAACCGTCGGTGGTAAACTGGCAACCCAACTAGGTATTGCCATTACTACCGCCCAACTCCCCTGGTTTATTCCTCGCACCTGTCTTATCCGTCCTTTCCCAGAGACAGCCACAGCCCGCCGTCCTGATATTATAGTATTAGATGAAACGGTGCTTCACCATGAACCTTTTTGGGAACATGAACCAGTCATTGCTTTAGGACAATCAATTAAATTAGTAGTTGAAGTGGTCAGCACCAACTGGGAAACTGATTATGCCCGTAAAGTTGAAGAATACGCCTTGTTAGGAATTTCCGAATATTGGATTGTCGATTATCGGGGACTGGGTGGCGTTGTTTTTATTGGTAAACCAAAACAACCCACATTTACAGTTTGTCAACTAATTGGAGAAGACTACAGCCAACAACAATATCGTCTAGGCGAATTTATTAAATCTCCTCTTTTACCCTCGCTTCAACTGCGTCTCGATGATGTTCTGCCGCGATAA
- a CDS encoding cell division protein ZapA, which yields MNNMQDNENQPSTNSKTSSFDLKGAYITGGVISAETVTAHQIGGNITITPEQKQNLAEAAAEIQQLLNQLEQTYPTTTTSEQLIVAAEAIKHIEGNPNLKKRAIRAITEGGLAAFEKAIDNPAGAFIVGAIKGWQEAE from the coding sequence ATGAATAATATGCAAGATAACGAAAACCAGCCAAGCACAAACAGTAAAACTTCTAGTTTTGACCTCAAAGGCGCTTACATTACTGGTGGTGTGATAAGTGCTGAAACAGTGACAGCACATCAAATAGGCGGCAATATCACCATCACACCTGAGCAAAAACAAAATCTAGCAGAAGCAGCAGCAGAGATTCAACAACTCCTCAATCAATTAGAGCAGACTTACCCAACCACCACAACATCAGAGCAATTGATAGTAGCAGCAGAAGCCATCAAGCACATTGAAGGTAATCCAAATCTAAAAAAACGAGCAATCAGAGCAATTACAGAAGGTGGTTTAGCTGCCTTTGAAAAAGCTATTGATAACCCTGCTGGTGCTTTTATTGTTGGTGCTATTAAAGGTTGGCAAGAAGCTGAATAA
- a CDS encoding pentapeptide repeat-containing protein codes for MANQEHFRILIRGVEFWNEWREENPEIEPDLSEADLREADLRGADLSGAALSGVYLRGADLSRTNLRGAYLIEADLTRADLRGVNLSEAYLRAAYLSGVDLRGADLRGADLRGADLIEADLSRANLSGADFTRIQALETNFTRATLTGACIEDWHTNSNTELDNVICEYIYLRENQQERRPSSGKFAPGEFTKLFQKSLETIDLIFRNGIDWDAFAYSFKKIEIENQGAQLDVNIIEKKGDGVIVVRINASPDADKTKIHGDFMQGYEFAHKALEAQYQARIEDKDKFINQLFSTINQQNKQLAENSGKLSIYYQPNSQFAGGIVDAQTVNVKQIGGEIQN; via the coding sequence ATGGCGAATCAGGAACACTTCCGAATACTTATTCGAGGGGTAGAATTTTGGAATGAGTGGAGGGAAGAAAATCCTGAAATAGAACCAGACCTGAGTGAGGCTGACCTGAGAGAAGCTGATCTGAGAGGGGCTGACCTCAGTGGGGCTGCCCTCAGTGGGGTTTACTTGAGAGGGGCTGACCTAAGTAGGACTAACCTCAGAGGGGCTTACCTGATAGAGGCTGACCTAACTAGGGCTGACCTCCGTGGGGTTAACCTCAGTGAGGCTTACCTCAGAGCGGCTTACCTCAGTGGGGTTGACCTGAGAGGGGCTGACTTGAGAGGGGCTGACTTGAGAGGGGCTGACCTGATAGAGGCTGACCTGAGTAGGGCTAACCTCAGTGGGGCTGACTTCACAAGAATTCAAGCTCTAGAAACAAATTTTACCCGTGCGACCCTTACAGGAGCTTGTATAGAAGACTGGCACACTAACAGCAATACAGAATTAGATAATGTAATTTGTGAATACATTTATCTTCGAGAAAATCAACAAGAACGCCGTCCTAGTAGCGGTAAATTTGCACCAGGAGAATTCACCAAACTTTTTCAAAAATCTTTAGAAACCATTGATTTAATTTTCCGTAATGGTATAGACTGGGATGCTTTCGCCTACTCCTTTAAGAAAATAGAAATTGAAAATCAAGGCGCTCAATTAGATGTTAATATCATTGAAAAGAAAGGCGATGGAGTTATTGTAGTTAGAATTAATGCTTCACCTGATGCTGACAAGACAAAGATTCATGGTGATTTCATGCAAGGCTATGAATTTGCACATAAAGCATTAGAGGCACAATATCAAGCCAGAATTGAGGATAAAGATAAATTTATTAATCAGCTATTTTCTACAATTAATCAACAAAATAAACAACTAGCAGAAAATTCAGGAAAACTTTCTATCTATTATCAACCCAATTCCCAATTTGCAGGGGGAATTGTGGATGCTCAAACGGTCAACGTTAAACAGATAGGCGGCGAGATTCAGAATTAG
- a CDS encoding histidine triad nucleotide-binding protein: MSASIDTIFSKIIRREIPADIVYEDDLALAFKDVNPQAPVHILVIPKKPIPQLAEAESQDHALLGHLLLTAKRVAEQAGLKNGYRLVINTGADGGQTVYHLHLHILGGRHLAWPPG; this comes from the coding sequence ATGAGTGCAAGCATAGATACGATTTTCAGCAAAATCATTCGTCGGGAAATTCCCGCAGATATTGTTTATGAGGATGATTTAGCCTTGGCGTTTAAAGATGTCAACCCCCAAGCACCAGTTCACATCCTCGTCATTCCCAAAAAACCCATTCCCCAACTAGCTGAAGCCGAATCTCAAGATCATGCTCTATTGGGGCATCTTTTATTAACAGCCAAGCGTGTTGCCGAACAAGCTGGACTAAAAAACGGTTATCGCCTAGTCATTAATACAGGTGCTGACGGTGGTCAAACTGTTTACCACTTACATCTACATATCCTGGGAGGACGGCATCTAGCCTGGCCTCCTGGTTGA
- a CDS encoding HAD-IIB family hydrolase — protein sequence MSHSPGLYILLVSVHGLIRGHNLELGRDADTGGQTKYVVELASTLAKNPQVERVDLVTRLVNDPKVSQDYAQPVEILSDKAQIIRLSCGPRRYLRKEVLWPHLDTFADELLRHIRKVGKIPNVIHTHYADAGYVGCRVAGWLGTPLVHTGHSLGRIKQQRLLEQGTKLDVIEDHFHITTRIEAEETTLGSAALVVASTHQEVEEQYSVYDRYQPERMVVIPPGVTLERFYPAADDWQNPPIQKELQRFLKDPQKPMIMAISRPAMRKNVRNLIKAYGEDPELRHLANLVLVLGKREDILAMESGPRQVFMEILQLIDRYDLYGYIAYPKHHNADDVPDLYRLTAKTQGVFINPALTEPFGLTLIEAAASGVPIIATADGGPRDIVAACQNGLLIDPLNIKDIQDALRTTLTNAEQWQSWSINGLSNVRQKFSWDSHVEQYLQKLRQFPQRRIQSLLSPLRESPAAEHPDWNVHDTNRLPTADRFLVCEIDNTLLGDQEALKQLIQRIRNEGHTTGVGIATGRSLESTLSMLEEWRFPMPDLLITSAGSEIYYGPQIVTDTSWQRHIGSHWQSEAIHQAMKQIPGVELQPPETQGKLKISYFVDEAKSPSFLEIIRHLRQLQLPVRGIYSHNMYLDLVPLRASKGDAIRYVALKWGLPVKRFLVAGASGNDESMLGGNTLAVVVGNYSQEIEKLRGYPQIYFAQGHYAWGILEALDHYDFFGNLFQT from the coding sequence ATGTCACACAGTCCAGGGTTGTACATTCTACTGGTCAGTGTTCATGGCTTAATTCGGGGACATAATCTGGAGTTAGGACGAGATGCTGATACAGGTGGACAAACAAAATATGTAGTTGAACTTGCCTCTACATTAGCCAAAAACCCACAAGTAGAAAGAGTTGACCTAGTCACTCGCTTGGTGAACGACCCAAAAGTGAGCCAAGACTACGCTCAACCAGTAGAGATTCTCTCAGATAAAGCCCAAATAATTCGCCTGTCCTGTGGCCCACGCCGCTACCTCCGCAAAGAAGTTCTCTGGCCGCATTTAGATACCTTTGCCGATGAATTGCTAAGACACATTCGCAAAGTGGGAAAAATACCAAATGTTATTCACACGCACTATGCGGACGCTGGCTATGTAGGCTGTCGAGTAGCTGGCTGGTTAGGAACTCCCCTTGTGCATACTGGTCACTCCCTCGGACGTATTAAGCAGCAACGATTACTAGAACAGGGAACTAAACTGGATGTCATTGAAGATCACTTTCACATTACTACGCGAATTGAAGCTGAAGAAACTACACTTGGCAGTGCAGCATTAGTCGTAGCGAGTACTCATCAAGAAGTTGAGGAGCAGTATAGCGTTTACGATCGCTATCAACCCGAACGAATGGTGGTGATTCCCCCTGGTGTGACGCTGGAGCGGTTCTACCCAGCAGCCGATGATTGGCAGAACCCACCGATTCAAAAGGAATTGCAGCGGTTTCTCAAAGATCCTCAAAAGCCAATGATCATGGCGATCTCCCGTCCGGCTATGCGTAAAAATGTGCGTAATTTGATCAAGGCTTATGGCGAAGATCCGGAACTGCGTCACCTGGCAAACCTAGTGCTTGTATTGGGAAAACGAGAGGATATCTTGGCGATGGAATCGGGACCACGCCAGGTGTTTATGGAAATTTTGCAATTAATTGATCGCTACGACCTTTATGGTTATATTGCTTATCCCAAACACCACAATGCTGATGATGTGCCCGATTTATATCGGCTGACAGCTAAAACACAAGGAGTCTTCATCAATCCAGCATTAACAGAGCCATTTGGACTGACCCTGATTGAAGCGGCGGCATCTGGTGTACCAATTATTGCTACTGCTGACGGCGGACCAAGGGATATTGTGGCAGCTTGCCAGAATGGTCTGCTGATTGATCCTCTTAATATTAAAGATATCCAAGATGCACTGCGAACAACTCTGACAAATGCTGAACAATGGCAATCCTGGTCTATTAACGGACTGAGTAATGTCCGACAAAAGTTCTCCTGGGATAGTCATGTAGAGCAATATTTGCAGAAATTACGCCAATTTCCACAACGACGAATTCAATCTCTGCTCAGTCCTCTTCGCGAATCTCCAGCAGCCGAGCATCCGGACTGGAATGTGCATGATACAAACCGCCTACCAACTGCTGACCGTTTCCTTGTTTGCGAAATTGATAACACACTATTGGGCGACCAGGAAGCTTTAAAACAGTTGATTCAGCGAATCCGTAACGAGGGACATACAACTGGAGTGGGTATTGCAACCGGCCGCAGTCTCGAAAGTACTTTGAGTATGTTGGAGGAATGGCGGTTCCCAATGCCGGATTTGCTAATCACCTCAGCAGGCAGTGAAATATACTACGGACCTCAGATAGTGACGGACACGAGTTGGCAAAGACACATTGGCTCTCATTGGCAATCGGAGGCAATTCATCAAGCCATGAAGCAGATCCCTGGTGTGGAATTGCAGCCACCAGAGACTCAAGGCAAGTTGAAGATCAGCTACTTTGTTGATGAAGCCAAATCGCCTAGCTTCTTGGAAATAATCCGCCATCTGCGTCAGCTTCAGCTTCCTGTCAGAGGAATTTACAGTCATAATATGTATCTTGACTTGGTGCCTCTCCGGGCTTCTAAAGGAGATGCTATTCGTTATGTTGCTTTGAAATGGGGATTACCTGTTAAACGGTTCTTGGTGGCTGGAGCTTCAGGTAATGATGAATCTATGCTGGGTGGAAACACGCTGGCAGTTGTGGTTGGAAATTACAGTCAAGAAATCGAGAAGCTACGGGGCTATCCACAGATTTATTTTGCTCAAGGGCATTATGCTTGGGGCATTTTGGAAGCACTAGATCACTACGATTTTTTCGGTAATTTATTTCAAACGTAG
- the recR gene encoding recombination mediator RecR, whose translation MQRLPGVGPKSAQRLALHILKRPETEVEALAQAIIDAKKQMGFCTVCFNLSADPICEICRHPQRDNKIICVVEDSRDLIALEKTREYKGKYHVLGGVISPMDGIGPEQLNIQPLVRRVSQQKPEEVILAISPSVEGETTTLYVGQLLKPFTKVTRIAFGLPVGGDLEYADEVTLARALEGRRELDYF comes from the coding sequence CTGCAACGCCTACCGGGAGTCGGCCCCAAATCTGCCCAGCGGCTGGCTTTGCATATTTTGAAGCGTCCAGAAACAGAAGTAGAGGCTTTGGCGCAAGCGATAATTGACGCAAAAAAACAGATGGGTTTTTGTACTGTCTGCTTTAACCTATCGGCTGACCCAATTTGTGAAATCTGCCGTCATCCCCAGCGGGATAACAAAATTATCTGTGTGGTAGAAGATTCCCGTGATTTGATTGCGCTGGAGAAAACCCGCGAGTATAAAGGCAAGTATCACGTTTTGGGTGGGGTAATTTCCCCGATGGATGGTATTGGCCCGGAACAATTGAACATTCAGCCTTTGGTGCGGCGGGTAAGTCAGCAAAAACCTGAAGAAGTGATTTTGGCAATTAGTCCGAGTGTAGAAGGGGAAACGACAACGTTATATGTCGGTCAGCTACTGAAACCGTTTACCAAGGTAACGCGGATTGCTTTTGGTTTACCTGTGGGTGGAGATTTAGAATATGCCGATGAGGTGACTTTGGCTAGAGCCTTGGAAGGACGCCGGGAGTTAGATTATTTTTAA